A single genomic interval of Mycolicibacterium holsaticum DSM 44478 = JCM 12374 harbors:
- a CDS encoding DNA repair helicase XPB, producing the protein MTDGPLIVQSDKTVLLEVDHAQAGEARAAIAPFAELERAPEHIHTYRITPLALWNARAAGHDAEQVVDALVSFSRYAVPQPLLVDIVDTMARYGRLQLVKHPAHGLTLVSLDRAVLEEVLRNKKIAPMLGARIDDDTVIVHNSERGRVKQMLLKIGWPAEDLAGYVDGEKHPISLAQDGWHLRDYQEMATESFWAGGSGVVVLPCGAGKTLVGAAAMAKASATTLILVTNTVAGRQWKRELINRTSLTENEIGEYSGERKEIRPVTIATYQVITRRTKGEYRHLELFDSRDWGLIIYDEVHLLPAPVFRMTADLQSRRRLGLTATLIREDGREGDVFSLIGPKRYDAPWKDIEAQGWIAPAECVEVRVTMTDNERMLYAVAEPDERYKLCSTVHTKIAVVKSILDKHQGEQTLVIGAYLDQLEELGAELNAPIIQGSTKTAERETLFDAFRRGEISTLVVSKVANFSIDLPEASVAVQVSGTFGSRQEEAQRLGRLLRPKADGGGAIFYSVVSRDSLDAEYAAHRQRFLAEQGYGYVIKDADDLLGPAI; encoded by the coding sequence ATGACCGATGGCCCCTTGATCGTGCAGTCCGACAAAACCGTGCTGCTCGAAGTCGACCACGCCCAGGCAGGCGAGGCGCGCGCAGCCATCGCGCCGTTCGCCGAGCTCGAACGCGCGCCCGAACACATCCACACCTACCGCATCACGCCGCTTGCGCTGTGGAATGCGCGTGCGGCAGGCCACGACGCCGAGCAGGTGGTCGACGCGCTGGTGAGCTTCTCGCGTTACGCGGTGCCGCAGCCGCTGCTCGTCGACATCGTCGACACCATGGCCCGCTACGGGCGCCTGCAGCTGGTCAAACATCCGGCCCACGGGCTGACGCTGGTCAGCCTGGACCGCGCGGTGCTCGAGGAGGTGCTGCGCAACAAGAAGATCGCACCGATGCTCGGCGCGCGTATCGACGACGACACCGTCATCGTGCACAACAGCGAACGGGGCCGCGTCAAGCAGATGCTGCTCAAAATCGGCTGGCCGGCCGAGGATCTGGCCGGCTACGTCGACGGCGAGAAGCACCCGATCAGCCTGGCCCAGGACGGTTGGCACCTGCGCGACTACCAGGAAATGGCCACCGAGTCGTTCTGGGCGGGCGGCTCAGGTGTCGTGGTGTTGCCGTGCGGGGCGGGTAAGACGCTCGTCGGCGCGGCCGCGATGGCCAAGGCCTCGGCCACCACCTTGATCCTGGTCACCAACACAGTCGCGGGTCGGCAGTGGAAACGCGAGCTGATCAACCGGACGTCGCTCACCGAGAACGAGATCGGCGAGTACTCCGGGGAGCGCAAGGAGATCCGGCCCGTCACCATCGCGACCTATCAGGTGATCACCCGCCGCACCAAGGGCGAGTACCGCCACCTGGAGTTGTTCGACAGCCGCGACTGGGGGCTGATCATCTACGACGAGGTGCACCTGCTGCCCGCGCCGGTGTTCCGGATGACCGCTGACCTGCAGTCCCGACGCCGGCTGGGCCTGACCGCGACGCTGATCCGCGAGGACGGCCGGGAGGGCGACGTGTTCAGCCTGATCGGGCCCAAGCGCTACGACGCTCCGTGGAAGGACATCGAGGCCCAGGGCTGGATCGCCCCCGCCGAGTGCGTCGAGGTTCGCGTGACGATGACCGACAACGAGCGCATGCTCTACGCGGTCGCCGAACCCGACGAGCGCTACAAGCTGTGCTCGACGGTGCACACCAAGATCGCGGTGGTGAAGTCGATTCTGGACAAGCATCAGGGCGAACAGACGCTGGTGATCGGCGCCTACCTGGACCAGCTCGAAGAGCTCGGCGCGGAGTTGAATGCCCCGATCATCCAGGGCTCGACCAAAACCGCGGAACGCGAAACGCTGTTCGACGCGTTTCGCCGCGGTGAAATCTCCACCCTGGTGGTCTCGAAGGTGGCCAACTTCTCAATCGACCTACCCGAAGCCAGTGTGGCGGTTCAGGTTTCAGGAACGTTCGGTTCCCGTCAAGAGGAGGCTCAGCGGCTGGGCCGGCTGTTGCGCCCCAAGGCTGACGGCGGCGGCGCCATCTTCTACTCGGTGGTGTCGCGCGACAGCCTGGACGCCGAGTACGCCGCGCACCGTCAGCGTTTCCTCGCCGAACAGGGCTACGGATACGTGATCAAAGACGCCGACGACCTACTGGGCCCGGCCATTTGA
- a CDS encoding helicase-associated domain-containing protein, whose translation MSENPPVVPLGAWLADLPDERLIRLLELRPDLTQPPPGTIAALAARAQARQSVKAATDDLDYLQLAVLDGLLVLHADTTAVPLTKLLELLGDRADQDTVGAAVDHLRERALVWGDTAVRVVAEAAAGLPWFPGQATVENADPADLADRLAVLDEAQDELLRKLLEGSPVGRTRDAAPGTPSDRPVQRLLAAGLLRQLDSETVILPRLVGQVLRGELPGPVTLTPPDPVVSTTSAADVDAVAAGAVIDLLREVEVLLDTLSAAPVPELRSGGLGVRDLKRLAKNTGIEDRRLGLILELSVAAGLIAAGIPESEPPGDAGAYWTPTVPSDRFVESSTADKWHLLATTWLELPGRPGLIGARGPDGKPYAALSDSLFSTAAPLDRQLLLAVLADLPPGAGVDAKEASQAMIWRRPRWAVRLQPGPVGDLLAEAHALGVMGRGAITTPVRALLSGDSPDGVVKAMDKVLPKPIDHFLLQADLTVVVPGPLERGLAEQLAAVANVESAGAAMVYRISEASIRRALDTGCTAGELHSLFGRHSKTPVPQGLTYLIDDVARRHGQLRVGMAASFVRCEDAALLAQAVAAPATDRVELRLLAPTVAVSQAPIAEVLAALRAAGFAPAAEDSTGAIVDIRARGARVPAPTGRRRSYRPPTPTTQTLGAIVAVLRKVAATPTGNMRLDPAVAISQLQEAAYHQTSVVIGYVDPAGVATQRVVAPVNIRGGQLTAYDPASGRMREFAIHRVTSVVSADPQ comes from the coding sequence ATGTCCGAGAACCCACCAGTCGTCCCGCTGGGCGCCTGGTTGGCCGATCTGCCTGACGAGCGGCTCATCCGGCTGCTGGAGCTGCGACCCGACCTCACGCAACCGCCGCCGGGCACGATCGCCGCCTTGGCCGCCCGTGCGCAGGCACGACAGTCGGTCAAGGCCGCCACCGATGACCTCGACTACCTGCAATTGGCGGTGCTCGACGGCCTGCTGGTGCTGCATGCGGACACCACCGCCGTCCCGCTGACCAAGCTGCTGGAGTTGTTGGGTGACCGGGCCGACCAGGACACCGTCGGCGCGGCCGTCGACCATCTGCGTGAGCGCGCGCTGGTGTGGGGCGACACGGCGGTGCGAGTGGTCGCCGAGGCGGCCGCCGGGCTGCCCTGGTTCCCCGGGCAGGCCACCGTCGAAAACGCCGATCCCGCCGATCTCGCCGACCGACTGGCCGTCTTGGACGAGGCCCAGGACGAGCTGCTGCGCAAGCTGCTGGAAGGTTCGCCCGTCGGCCGCACCCGCGACGCCGCGCCGGGCACCCCGTCGGACCGCCCGGTGCAGCGGCTGCTGGCGGCCGGGCTGCTGCGCCAGTTGGACTCCGAGACGGTGATCCTGCCGCGGCTGGTCGGCCAGGTGCTGCGCGGTGAGCTTCCCGGACCGGTCACGCTGACCCCGCCTGACCCGGTGGTCTCCACCACCTCCGCCGCCGACGTCGACGCGGTCGCGGCCGGAGCGGTGATCGATCTGCTGCGTGAAGTCGAGGTGTTGCTCGACACGCTCAGCGCTGCCCCGGTTCCCGAACTGCGCAGCGGCGGCCTCGGCGTACGCGACCTCAAGCGGCTGGCGAAGAACACCGGGATCGAGGACCGCAGGCTCGGCCTGATCCTCGAACTGTCGGTTGCGGCCGGGCTGATCGCGGCGGGCATCCCCGAATCGGAGCCGCCAGGCGATGCCGGCGCGTACTGGACCCCCACCGTGCCCTCCGACCGGTTCGTCGAATCATCGACGGCCGACAAATGGCACCTGCTGGCGACGACGTGGCTGGAGCTGCCGGGCAGGCCCGGGCTCATCGGCGCCCGCGGCCCGGACGGCAAACCCTATGCGGCGCTGTCTGATTCGCTCTTTTCGACCGCTGCGCCGCTGGATCGGCAACTGCTGCTCGCGGTGTTGGCGGACCTACCGCCCGGTGCGGGCGTCGACGCGAAAGAGGCGTCGCAGGCGATGATCTGGCGCAGACCCCGCTGGGCGGTGCGGCTGCAGCCGGGACCGGTGGGTGATCTGCTGGCCGAGGCGCACGCGCTGGGCGTGATGGGCCGCGGCGCGATCACCACCCCGGTGCGGGCGCTGCTGTCGGGTGACTCCCCCGACGGCGTCGTCAAGGCGATGGACAAAGTGCTGCCGAAGCCGATCGACCATTTCCTGCTCCAGGCCGACCTCACGGTCGTCGTGCCCGGCCCGCTGGAACGCGGTCTGGCAGAACAGTTGGCGGCGGTGGCCAATGTCGAGTCCGCGGGTGCGGCGATGGTGTACCGCATCAGCGAAGCGTCGATCCGGCGTGCGCTGGACACCGGTTGCACCGCAGGCGAACTGCACTCGCTGTTCGGCCGACACTCCAAAACCCCGGTGCCCCAGGGGCTGACCTATCTGATCGACGATGTCGCCCGTCGGCACGGGCAGCTGCGGGTCGGCATGGCCGCCTCGTTCGTGCGGTGTGAGGACGCCGCGCTGCTGGCGCAGGCCGTCGCGGCCCCGGCGACCGACCGCGTGGAGTTGCGGTTGCTCGCGCCGACGGTCGCGGTGTCGCAGGCACCGATCGCCGAGGTGCTCGCCGCGCTGCGGGCCGCCGGCTTCGCACCGGCCGCCGAGGACTCCACCGGGGCCATCGTCGACATTCGCGCCAGGGGTGCGCGGGTACCGGCGCCGACCGGCCGGCGCCGCTCGTATCGTCCGCCGACACCCACCACCCAGACGCTCGGCGCGATCGTCGCCGTGCTGCGCAAGGTCGCCGCCACCCCCACCGGCAACATGCGGTTGGACCCCGCCGTGGCGATCTCCCAGCTGCAAGAGGCCGCGTATCACCAGACGTCGGTGGTGATCGGCTACGTCGACCCCGCAGGCGTGGCCACCCAGCGGGTGGTGGCGCCGGTCAACATCCGCGGCGGGCAGCTGACCGCCTACGACCCGGCCTCCGGCCGGATGCGTGAGTTCGCCATCCACCGCGTCACCTCGGTGGTCTCCGCCGACCCCCAGTAG
- the moaC gene encoding cyclic pyranopterin monophosphate synthase MoaC has translation MSNGAEGQPPGSAGGRLSHVDETGAAHMVDVTAKHATLRTAVAAGTVSTRADVIALIASGGLPKGDALATARIAGILAAKRTSDLIPLCHQLALTGVDVDFEIGDAEVAITATVRSTDRTGVEMEALTAVSLAALTLYDMIKAVDPAARIDNVRVLRKEGGKTGTWTR, from the coding sequence GTGTCCAACGGCGCTGAGGGTCAACCGCCCGGCTCGGCCGGGGGTCGCCTCTCCCACGTCGATGAAACGGGTGCGGCGCACATGGTCGATGTGACCGCCAAACATGCCACTTTGCGCACCGCGGTCGCTGCGGGCACCGTCAGCACCAGGGCCGACGTCATCGCGCTGATCGCATCGGGCGGGCTGCCCAAGGGCGACGCGCTGGCCACCGCCCGCATCGCGGGCATCCTGGCAGCCAAACGCACCAGTGACCTCATCCCGCTCTGCCACCAACTGGCCCTCACCGGCGTCGACGTGGATTTCGAGATCGGCGACGCTGAGGTGGCCATCACCGCGACCGTGCGCAGCACCGACCGCACCGGCGTCGAAATGGAGGCGTTGACCGCCGTCAGCCTGGCCGCGCTGACGCTCTACGACATGATCAAGGCCGTCGACCCCGCCGCGCGCATCGACAATGTTCGGGTGCTGCGCAAAGAGGGTGGCAAGACCGGGACGTGGACCAGGTGA
- a CDS encoding MogA/MoaB family molybdenum cofactor biosynthesis protein, translating into MRTGRVVIASTRAAAGVYEDRCGPIVVDWLNDRHIATPAPVVVADGPEVTAALRSAVDATVDVVITSGGTGVSPTDRTADVTADIVDYQIPGLADAIRRSGLPKVPTSILSRGVCGVRGRTLIINLPGSPGGVKDGLGVLDDVLEHALDQLAGGDHPR; encoded by the coding sequence GTGAGAACCGGGCGGGTCGTCATCGCGTCGACACGGGCGGCGGCCGGCGTGTACGAGGACCGCTGCGGACCGATCGTCGTCGACTGGCTCAACGACCGCCACATCGCCACCCCGGCCCCTGTCGTCGTCGCCGACGGACCCGAAGTCACCGCGGCGCTGCGAAGCGCGGTCGACGCGACCGTCGACGTGGTGATCACCTCTGGCGGCACCGGTGTCTCGCCCACCGACCGCACCGCGGACGTCACCGCCGACATCGTCGACTACCAGATCCCGGGGCTGGCCGACGCGATCCGGCGCTCGGGACTTCCGAAGGTGCCCACGTCGATCCTGTCGCGGGGGGTGTGCGGCGTACGGGGCCGCACCTTGATCATCAACCTGCCGGGCTCACCCGGCGGGGTGAAGGACGGCCTGGGAGTTCTCGATGACGTCCTCGAGCACGCCCTGGATCAACTGGCGGGCGGAGACCACCCGAGATGA
- a CDS encoding molybdenum cofactor biosynthesis protein MoaE codes for MTDVLRAEVTEHPIELAEHEALVAHEAAGAVVAFAGVVRDHDGGRTVTRLEYSAHPAAQQTLAEVAAEIAADCHGVRAIAVSHRVGPLQIGDAALVAAVAADHRAAAFETCARLVDLVKERLPVWKHQFFADGSEEWVGSA; via the coding sequence ATGACCGACGTGCTGCGTGCCGAGGTGACCGAACACCCCATCGAGCTGGCTGAGCACGAGGCGCTGGTGGCTCACGAGGCGGCCGGCGCGGTCGTCGCGTTCGCCGGTGTGGTGCGCGACCACGACGGCGGACGCACGGTGACGCGGCTGGAGTACTCCGCGCATCCCGCCGCGCAGCAGACCCTGGCCGAGGTGGCCGCCGAGATCGCCGCCGACTGTCACGGCGTGCGGGCGATCGCGGTCAGCCATCGGGTCGGTCCGCTACAGATCGGCGACGCGGCGCTGGTCGCCGCTGTGGCCGCCGATCACCGAGCGGCCGCGTTCGAGACGTGCGCGCGGCTCGTCGACCTGGTCAAGGAGCGGCTGCCGGTGTGGAAGCACCAGTTCTTCGCCGACGGCTCCGAGGAGTGGGTCGGCTCGGCCTAG
- a CDS encoding transglycosylase family protein yields the protein MSGRHRKPTTSAVHVAKVAFTGAVIGGGSLALAGHANAATDQEWDQVARCESGGNWAINTGNGYHGGLQFSPGTWSGHGGKEFAPTAYLATKEEQIAVAERVLATQGKGAWPSCGGPLSGHTPRNVVNEPQPLDAPALNGVLPPPPPIDPFAPPPPPAPLAAPLPEAPPPPPPPPPPAPPASAPVDMLAAPLPEAPPPPPPVDPFAPPPPPAPAPVDALAAPLPEAPPPPPPVDPFAPPPPPAPAPVDALAAPLPEAPPPPPPVDPFAPPPPPAPAPVDALAAPLPEAPPIEDTLTQTIGDWDVLDDGLVPSAQPQLWSLHAGAPQTPASLDPAQPPAPPAAPAPAPADPMAALDTVDVPAPAVNAANQVVSEGVPHLASPQNLPPGTTTDRSQIPTQSPNVGYLKEIWHAIQTQEITGSDALLALTQRPLTTPDTPGGPAPALPVVPAAPTAPVAPAPPLPPA from the coding sequence ATGAGTGGACGACACCGCAAGCCCACTACATCGGCCGTACACGTCGCTAAAGTCGCCTTCACCGGCGCAGTCATCGGCGGCGGAAGCCTTGCTCTTGCCGGGCACGCAAACGCAGCCACCGACCAGGAATGGGATCAGGTCGCCCGGTGTGAGTCCGGCGGCAACTGGGCCATCAACACCGGCAACGGCTATCACGGCGGGCTGCAGTTCTCGCCGGGCACCTGGTCGGGCCACGGCGGCAAGGAGTTCGCACCCACGGCGTACCTGGCCACCAAGGAAGAGCAGATCGCGGTCGCCGAGCGCGTGCTCGCCACCCAGGGCAAGGGCGCCTGGCCGTCGTGCGGTGGCCCGCTTTCCGGCCACACGCCGCGCAACGTCGTCAACGAACCTCAGCCGCTGGACGCCCCGGCTCTCAACGGCGTGCTGCCGCCTCCGCCGCCGATCGATCCGTTCGCGCCGCCGCCACCGCCGGCGCCGCTGGCCGCACCCCTGCCCGAAGCCCCACCGCCACCGCCACCGCCACCGCCTCCGGCGCCTCCCGCGTCGGCCCCGGTCGACATGCTGGCCGCACCCCTGCCGGAGGCACCGCCGCCACCCCCGCCGGTCGACCCCTTCGCCCCGCCGCCACCACCGGCGCCCGCACCGGTCGACGCGCTGGCCGCACCCCTGCCCGAAGCCCCACCGCCACCCCCGCCGGTCGACCCCTTCGCCCCGCCGCCACCACCGGCGCCCGCACCCGTCGACGCGCTGGCCGCACCCCTGCCCGAAGCCCCACCGCCACCCCCGCCGGTCGACCCCTTCGCCCCGCCGCCACCACCGGCGCCCGCACCCGTCGACGCGCTGGCCGCACCCCTGCCCGAAGCTCCGCCGATCGAGGACACCCTCACCCAGACCATCGGCGACTGGGATGTCCTCGACGACGGCCTGGTGCCCAGCGCGCAACCGCAGCTGTGGTCGTTGCATGCCGGCGCGCCGCAGACCCCGGCATCGCTGGACCCCGCTCAGCCTCCGGCTCCCCCAGCGGCGCCCGCGCCGGCTCCCGCCGATCCGATGGCCGCGCTGGACACCGTGGACGTCCCTGCCCCGGCGGTCAACGCCGCCAACCAGGTAGTCAGCGAGGGTGTGCCGCATCTGGCCAGCCCGCAGAACCTGCCTCCCGGCACGACGACCGACCGGTCCCAGATCCCGACGCAGAGCCCGAACGTGGGCTACCTCAAGGAGATCTGGCACGCGATCCAGACCCAGGAGATCACCGGATCGGATGCGCTGCTGGCGCTGACCCAGCGTCCGCTGACGACTCCGGACACCCCGGGTGGTCCGGCCCCGGCGCTGCCGGTCGTCCCGGCCGCGCCGACCGCGCCGGTCGCTCCGGCTCCCCCGCTGCCGCCGGCCTGA
- a CDS encoding MoaD/ThiS family protein, with the protein MVQVTVRYFAAARAAAGHDVETIRIEPGTTVAELVDRLGARNADLAKVLMRCTFLCDEVAVRNTSMVLRDAQTVDVLPPFAGG; encoded by the coding sequence ATGGTGCAGGTGACCGTCCGCTATTTCGCCGCCGCGCGGGCCGCGGCGGGTCACGATGTGGAGACGATTCGGATCGAACCGGGCACGACCGTCGCCGAATTGGTCGATCGGCTCGGCGCGCGGAATGCGGATTTGGCGAAAGTGCTGATGCGCTGCACTTTTCTCTGCGACGAAGTCGCCGTGCGGAACACGTCGATGGTGCTGCGTGACGCGCAGACCGTCGATGTTCTTCCCCCATTCGCCGGCGGCTAG